Below is a genomic region from Leifsonia sp. Root112D2.
CATCGCACTGGAATGGAAGCCGGTCGTCATCACGCGTTACCAGCCCATGGAGAGGAAGTACTGATGTCTGCAGCCGTGCTCGAGGAACCTCCCGTGGCGGAAACGCCCATCCTCCCGTTCACCGTCACGGTGATTGTGCGACGCTTTGATCCGGATGTGGACGCAGAGCCGCACTGGCAGGACTTCGACGTCGAGATGTACTCGACCGACCGCGTGCTCGACGCGCTGCACAAGATCAAGTGGGAGCAGGACGGCTCGCTGACCTTCCGCCGTTCGTGTGCGCACGGCGTGTGCGGATCGGATGCGATGCGTATCAACGGCCGCAACCGGCTTGCCTGCAAGACCCTCATCAAGGATCTCGACATCTCGAAGCCCATCTACGTGGAGGCCATCAAGGGCCTGCCGCTGGAGAAGGATCTCGTTGTCGACATGGAGCCGTTCTTCGCCTCGTACCGCGAGGTGCAGCCGTTCCTTCAGTCGAATGTTGCGCCGGTCAAGGGCAAGGAGCGCCTGCAGTCCGCCGAGGAGCGTGCGCGCTTCGACGACACGACCAAGTGCATCCTCTGCGCCGCGTGCACCTCGTCGTGCCCCGTGTTCTGGACCGACGGGCAGTACTTCGGCCCGGCCGCGATAGTGAACGCGCACCGCTTCATCTTCGACTCGCGCGACGACGCATCCGACGTGCGCCTCGACATCCTGAACGACAAGGAGGGCGTGTGGCGCTGCCGCACGACCTTCAACTGCACCGAGGCGTGCCCCCGTGGCATCCAGGTGACCCAGGCGATAGCCGAGGTCAAGCAGGCCATTATGCGCGGTAAACGCTAAAGACCAAGCGCTGCGCGCTTCGTCTTTAGCGTTTACGTTTGACTACTCCACCAGCGGCGTGCCGTGGGTGTGAAACGACTCGATCGTCTTCATGCCCCAGGCCTGGCCCTTCTTGCGCTCTTCCTCGCTCCACTCCACAACGGGCTGGTCCGGGTCGAGCAGCAGGCGTGAACCGGCGTTCGCGAACTCGATGCGGTTGCCGCCGGGCTCCCAGACGTACAGGAAGAATGTCTGGTTGATCGTGTGCTTGTGCGGGCCTGACTCGATGTAGATGCCGTTCTCGAGAAAGATGTCGGCGGCCTTGAGAATGTCCTCACGGGTGTCGGGCGCGAACGCGATGTGGTGCAGGCGCTTCGAGTGGCCTGTCCAGTCATCCGAGTAGACGATGTCGTATGACTTGTTCTGGAAGTGGAACCACCAGGCGGCGTACTTGCCGGTGTCCTGGCGGATGCGCTCGCTCTCGCGCCCGACCAGCACGTCGCGCACGAACTCGCCGTTGTCCTCGACGCTGGTGGCAAGGTAGTTGATGTGGTCCAGGCGCCGGGCGTTGACCCCGCGACCCGGAAACGCCGAGGCCTGGTTCTTCAGCGCCGGCTTGTCGTCGGTGGCGACGTAGCGCTCGGTCTCGTAGTAGATCTCCATCGGGTGACCGTCGGGGTCGGTGAACGCGAAGCTCGGGCCGACGCCCTGCTCGCCGTCGCGCCATCCGAGACCCCGACCACTTGCCTCGATCGCCGCGACCCGGCGCTCGAGCGCCTCCTGGCTCGAGGCGCGGAACGTGACGCGCCCGACCCCGGCCTGATCTGAGGCGGTGAGCTTGATGGTGTAGCGCTGGTACTCGTCCCAGCAGCGCAGAAACACCGAGTCGCCGTCTTCGGCTACAACGCGCATCGCGAGCAGGTCGCGGAAGAACCAGAGGCTCTCGTCGAACTTCGGGGTGAAGAGCTCGACGTTGCCCAGGTGGGCGATGTCGAACGAGGTGTAGTCGGTCATTGTGCTGTCCTCTCTGACGGGCGAATGCGTGGCGGTCGTGCCCGGGTGTGGGCGTCGACTCGCTCGCGGGTACTACAGTCGGGGTCGCGGGTAGACGCGGCCATCGAAGATCTTGCGGGCGGTGCGCAACGCGGCGGACCGTGTCACGGTGAAGTCATGTGCGGATGCCTCGACCGCCACGTCGACGTCGAAGTGACCGGTCGGATGCTCCAGCCGGAACGGCTGCCCCGGCTCGGGCAGAACGGCAAGCTCGTGCCCCACCGTTCCTGCCGTGATCACGCCGGCCGCAACGGTGAGCGCACCGAGTACGCCGATCGAAGTGTGCGCACGCACCGGGAGAAAGCTGCGCGTCGAGATCGCACCGCCGGAACGCGGCGCAGACAGCAGCACCAGCTTGGGAACGGTTGCCGTTATCACGTCTCCCATTCCCATCAGTTCGGCCGCGATGAGGCGCAGCTGCGCGAGCCGGGCCGCGAGGGCTTCGTTCGCCTCGAGCTCTTCGGGTGATTCGGTTCCCGCGACCCCGAGATCGGCAGCGGCCATGAGCACGCTCGGCATGCCGTTGTCGATGCACGTTGCGGCTATGCCGTCGAGGTCATCGACGAGCCGACCGCTGGGAAAGAGAGAGCCTGTCGATGATCCGGCCGTGCCCTCGAAGTCAAGCGAGATAGCACCCGCCGTGCCAGGCACGCCGTCGATGGCGAGTTCTCCGTCGTAGTCGACGCCTCCATCGACGGTGGCGAATGTCGCGGTGGCGAAGCTGTCGGAGTTCACCATGCGAATGCGCACGCTGGTGCGCCCGGCGCCGGCTGAGACCATTCCGCGCTCGACGGCGAACGGCCCGACCCCCGCGAGCAAGTTGCCGCAGTTCTGCCTGTCAGTCACGAACGCCTCGTCGACGCCGAGCTGCAGAAAGAGATAGTCCACATCGGCGTCATCATCGGCAGAGGGCGAAATGACGGCAACCTTGCTGGTGAGCGGATGCGCCCCACCGAGCCCGTCGATCTGACGCGGGTCGGGCGTGCCCATGATGCGCAACAACAACTCGTCGCGCTCGTCCGTGTCGGCGGGCAGATCGGCGGCGAGAAAATACGCGCCCTTCGATGTGCCGCCCCGCATGAGCATGCAGGCAATGCCGTCAGCTTTGGCCATGCCCCGCCTCGTACTCATCGGCACGAACGTAGCGTACGCCGAGGTCGGCGAGCACATCGCGCAGTTTGTTGCGATCCAGGCTCAACTCTCCGCCCTGGTACGCCGCGCGCGATCCGGCCTCTTTGGCGACGCGTTCATCGGATGCCACAAGAGCGGCCTCTGCCGCCTCCCGTGGAACGCACAGCACGCCGTCGTCGTCTGCGACTATCACGTCGCCCGGGTGCACGATGGCGCCGCCCACGACGATCGGCACGTTCACCGATCCTGCGGTGGCCTTCACGGTGCCCTGGGCATTGACCGCTGCAGACCAGACCGAGAAGCCCATGGCCCGCAGGTCTACGACGTCGCGCACACCGCCGGTCGTGACCAGCGCCTGCACGCCTCGATGCTGCAGCGCCGTGGCGAAAAGCTCACCGAAGGCGCCGTCAAGCGACGGCGACGTCGTGGTGACCACCAGCACGTCACCGGCCTGGCACTGCTCGACCGCGGCATGGATCATGAGATTGTCACCCGGCCACGACAACACGGTGACAGCCGAGCCCGCCAGGCGCGAGCCGTCCTGAATCGGGCGGATCCCCGCGCCCACGAGACCCGTGCGACCCATGGCCTCGTGCACGGTCGCCGTGCCGTGCTCTCCGAGCCGGGCGATGGTTGCGGCATCCGCTCGCGTGATGTCGGTGACGATGACCTTGCTCATTCGAGTACGTCCGTCACCTGCGGGTAGTACCGCATATACGCCTCGCCCTTGGTGTCGACGGGCAGGCCGAGGTTGGGGCCCGCGTTGCGCTTGACCTGCACGCCGCGGCGCACGGCGAGGTCGGTGTAGTACTCCCACATGTGCTTCTGTGCGGGCAGGCATTGCATCGCCTTCTGCTTCAGCTCGAATGCCGCGGTGATGTCCAGCAGCACATTCGGCTTGAAGTCGCACTGCTCAGGCTGGTGCGGCTCGAAGAAGAACACGGGCGGGGCGCCGAGCACCTCACCGGGCGCCTCGTAGCCGATGGCCTGCGCAAGAATGCGCGCCTCGATGGCCAGGCGCGCCGCGGCCGGGTGATCGCCGTTGTACGGGTCGATGAGCGGATGCGTGAGCACGACCGTGGGCTGCACGCGACGGTAAACGTGCACGAGCTTATTGAGCAGCTCTGGAGTCTCGACCAGCGGGTAGTCGCCGCCGTCGAGAAACTCGATCTCGGCTCCCAGGGCGGATGCCGCGGCCTCGGCCTCGGCACGACGGATCGCCTTGATCTCATCCAGCGACTTGCCTGCCAGCCACTGGCTGGCCGATTCACCGCGCTCCCCATAGGAGAGGCAGACGACAACGGCACGTTCTCCGCGCAGGGTGGCCGCCGCAATCGCGCCGGCGGCACGCCACACGAAGTCTCCAGCGTGGGCGCTGACAACCAAAAGGGTGGGGGCGGACTCGGCCATAGAACTCCTGTCGTTGCCCTCAGCGAACCACATCAATGGTTTTT
It encodes:
- a CDS encoding 4-oxalomesaconate tautomerase, which produces MAKADGIACMLMRGGTSKGAYFLAADLPADTDERDELLLRIMGTPDPRQIDGLGGAHPLTSKVAVISPSADDDADVDYLFLQLGVDEAFVTDRQNCGNLLAGVGPFAVERGMVSAGAGRTSVRIRMVNSDSFATATFATVDGGVDYDGELAIDGVPGTAGAISLDFEGTAGSSTGSLFPSGRLVDDLDGIAATCIDNGMPSVLMAAADLGVAGTESPEELEANEALAARLAQLRLIAAELMGMGDVITATVPKLVLLSAPRSGGAISTRSFLPVRAHTSIGVLGALTVAAGVITAGTVGHELAVLPEPGQPFRLEHPTGHFDVDVAVEASAHDFTVTRSAALRTARKIFDGRVYPRPRL
- a CDS encoding 4-carboxy-4-hydroxy-2-oxoadipate aldolase/oxaloacetate decarboxylase gives rise to the protein MSKVIVTDITRADAATIARLGEHGTATVHEAMGRTGLVGAGIRPIQDGSRLAGSAVTVLSWPGDNLMIHAAVEQCQAGDVLVVTTTSPSLDGAFGELFATALQHRGVQALVTTGGVRDVVDLRAMGFSVWSAAVNAQGTVKATAGSVNVPIVVGGAIVHPGDVIVADDDGVLCVPREAAEAALVASDERVAKEAGSRAAYQGGELSLDRNKLRDVLADLGVRYVRADEYEAGHGQS
- a CDS encoding PIG-L deacetylase family protein, producing MAESAPTLLVVSAHAGDFVWRAAGAIAAATLRGERAVVVCLSYGERGESASQWLAGKSLDEIKAIRRAEAEAAASALGAEIEFLDGGDYPLVETPELLNKLVHVYRRVQPTVVLTHPLIDPYNGDHPAAARLAIEARILAQAIGYEAPGEVLGAPPVFFFEPHQPEQCDFKPNVLLDITAAFELKQKAMQCLPAQKHMWEYYTDLAVRRGVQVKRNAGPNLGLPVDTKGEAYMRYYPQVTDVLE
- a CDS encoding succinate dehydrogenase iron-sulfur subunit encodes the protein MSAAVLEEPPVAETPILPFTVTVIVRRFDPDVDAEPHWQDFDVEMYSTDRVLDALHKIKWEQDGSLTFRRSCAHGVCGSDAMRINGRNRLACKTLIKDLDISKPIYVEAIKGLPLEKDLVVDMEPFFASYREVQPFLQSNVAPVKGKERLQSAEERARFDDTTKCILCAACTSSCPVFWTDGQYFGPAAIVNAHRFIFDSRDDASDVRLDILNDKEGVWRCRTTFNCTEACPRGIQVTQAIAEVKQAIMRGKR
- a CDS encoding VOC family protein — encoded protein: MTDYTSFDIAHLGNVELFTPKFDESLWFFRDLLAMRVVAEDGDSVFLRCWDEYQRYTIKLTASDQAGVGRVTFRASSQEALERRVAAIEASGRGLGWRDGEQGVGPSFAFTDPDGHPMEIYYETERYVATDDKPALKNQASAFPGRGVNARRLDHINYLATSVEDNGEFVRDVLVGRESERIRQDTGKYAAWWFHFQNKSYDIVYSDDWTGHSKRLHHIAFAPDTREDILKAADIFLENGIYIESGPHKHTINQTFFLYVWEPGGNRIEFANAGSRLLLDPDQPVVEWSEEERKKGQAWGMKTIESFHTHGTPLVE